DNA from Rhinoderma darwinii isolate aRhiDar2 chromosome 6, aRhiDar2.hap1, whole genome shotgun sequence:
actattgtgcCGTCAAGAACGAAACCCTGTCATACCGGTGACAAGCTGAATCCTTTAGCCTTTCCATTGAGAGGTTAATCTGACAGACACCTCTGACTGAGCCCCTTAccagaagggcaacgctgatgtcaaAACATGAAAATGGAAACCTAGAGCCACCATTaggtttttattttcttaaaggtTCTTACCCCCAATGCCCTTAAAAAAAAGTAACTGGTGAGAGGCCACCGAGCAATGGACAGCATGCTGGGAAGAAGTTTTTCCCCTTAGAATTGACCTGTCATTTTGATCCCTGGCATATAATGAAAAGACAACTGCTGTCAGCCTATTGTGTGAtgcagtaaaataaaataaaaaatgcaagttTAGAATTCTTGAGCGATCTAGGTTTAGAAACAAATGTTATTTATTATCTGTCATGCAGTTAACCCTTAAAGGAGCATTGAAGAAAATGACAGCTTTTGTGTTGAGATGTTTTATTTGGAAACGTGTAACTGATGCCCAACATTGGGTGCATCTTTACCATACGTCATGGCTTTGATTTTAAAATATTCTGGTCACCAGTTAACACGGATGggaatcattttttttcttcttgtattaaaacaaaaaactagaacaaaatatatatatatatattagacctCACTCCAATGTCAGAACAGTACAGCAATCTTGAACCAAATTACATCCAGGGAATTCTCAGCACttacaaaggaaaccccacacaGATATACAGCTAAAGATTAAATATATGCAGCAAAGGGAGGGGGACTGGGATAAGTTACAAGAGGAAAGAAACAGCTGGCTCTCGTTTTAAAGTATGAACAATGAagaatttttgtatttataaatAAAACATTGAATGAAATAGGGAAATTACAGTCTAGATCATTTTTACATGGTACTTCTGTTAGGTAACATCCAGTCAATATGGGaggcaagaagaaaaaaaaatacactgcacGCAGAAGGGGCGGTTGGGTGAGGATTGTGGAAGTGATGCCCGCTTACTGCCCACAACACTGGCATCAGGACCCCATATTGCCCTGAAGTCCTCTTGATTACTATAGCTAGAGGGTTACACACAGTCACTAACTTACAATTGCGCAGTTACAGGGGATAGAAGGAAAGAGAAACTACTGAATCAGGACGGGTGAAGGATGACTGTACACATGATAAAACCATTATTTGTAAGTGGCGATTTCTGGAACCTCAAGGAAGGGGGGATAATTTCTTTATTTTGTGGACAGAATAAGGGCCACGATCAGACCGTAAAGACCCAAGACTTCAGCAAAAATGAGGATCAGGATCATGCCTACAAATAGTCGAGGCTGTTGTGCTGTACCCCGCACTCCTGCATCTCCAACAATGCCaatggcaaacccagcagcaagaCCACTTAGTCCTACGCTCAAGCCAGCACCTAGTTGTAAGAAGCTCCTaaaaaggggggagaaaaaaaagttagagTTTTGTAAAGTTCAAAACAAGTCTAGTAAATTCAAAGTTAACCATAAGACAATTTAACAGGCATCTGTCCAGTGCTTTTAATAGACAACACTGGTAGGGGCAGTTGCAGTATTAATTTGACAGAGCAGCTCTGTCATGTGTAGTTTGTATGTCTGTACAGGCTTCAGCTGGCTGCAGAACCCAAGACCGGTGCCATTCAGCAACAGAAAGGAACATGACTTTTCCATTCCGTCGTTTCTTTAATGTATGCTTAATGGTGtgctcacatcagcgtcgggcttccgttcgaccttttccgtcggaggaaccaatGAATGGAGAGACGAACACAGAAACCAGAGCTTCTATTTGCATGAACATTGATTTCAAggctaatgcttctgttgcagttCGCTTCAGTTTTGTAAAGCTTCTGGGATTGTTGCAGAAACCATACCATAGTCGACtaagctatttttattttattttcagaaaCAAGAACCAAAACACTTTACGTTACAGAAACCAACATGAAAAATAGTGACATTGTTTGaagccatggtttccatttggctttccgttcactgGTTCCTCCGACAGAGGTCAAATGGAACCCAGAAGcctaatgctgatgtgaacaggcacttaaACGTGTTTGATTTTAAAGAATGTTCCAGGGCATGAAGACTTCAGATCAGACAGACCTTTGACTACCACTTTTGCCTCTATCAGTGGGAAGCAGAACCTTGCTACAGTCTAAAGATTACCGATTGGGTTGGAGACTCTGGAGACAGCGATTTAATGGTCACTTGAAAGTGGTGGGATGGGGTTGCGCACAAGGATGAATGTGTGTATGGTAGTTGGATTCAGCTAGGCTCTTGGGGAAGATAATGTCATATACTGAATCGGCTCTAGATTGACATCTTTCTGATACTAATGCCTTTCTGAATGTCTTGTATGGATTGTATATTGGTACGAGTTTTGAaaaataaagccttttaaaaaaaaaaataaaaaaaaataatgactgaTGGATATTTTCTTAAACAAATCTGTTTGCCCAACATTTATTGGGTTCTGCCATTTTGAAGGCACCACAGGACAGCCTCTGTAGAAGCAGTACTTGTCCTGTCCAGCTGTTTCTCTATTGAACTCGGTCAGTATAATCTGGTCATGCTCCATACATTACAAAACATCTGTGCAGGATTGTTAATTGTTTATTATTCTGATTAAAATCAGACctcacaaatgtaaaaaaaaaaaaaaaaaggggggggggagcccaGAACTTACTTGTATAATGTTATATTTATTGTTAGAGAATTTGCAATAAGCACTGCAACTACCAGTCCATAAATGGCAATGATACCCGCCATGACGACAGGAATGATTGACTTCATGATCAGCTCAGGCCGCATGACAGACATTGCTGCAATACCTGTGCCACTCTTCGCTGTGCCATATGCAGCTCCCAGTGCTGTAAAgacaaaaagtaaaaagtttaaagCAAGATATTGCAGAATGTAAGAAGCTAtagcgcaaaaaaataaaataaaaaaaattgtgcttatGGTTAAGAAATGGCATGCAAATTGTGTAATAAGTCAGAGTCACCCTGAAAACCCTGCCTCCAAAATAAATGGGCACCAGTCACACCTTCCAAGGCACAGAATGCAGGATCATTGAACACTTGACAGCAGTAATGCATAGAGAAATATACGCACCAATAATCCTGTCATTTCAGAACTAGTCGTAATTAGACCTACACTGTTAGTTTACCACCTACTGAGCAACTGATACAGGACAATATGGCGTATATGAAAAGGTACAGAACTTGCTTTATTGTAAACATACATCAATAAAAACCTTGAGGATAAAAGAGAAAGGAATAAACCCTAAtggagggtggtaggactgggatcacctacagaataaggcctcatgcacacagctgtgCCCCTAATCACgacccgcaattgcgggcactgCCGGCAGCTGTGTTTTCGGGCAGTGCTCCCAAACAAAGTATCCCAATCCTACCACCCTCCATTAGGGTTTATTGCTCTTTTATCCTGGCTCCACTGTTTTTATGGATGTACGTTTACAATAAAGCACGTTTTGGACCTTTGATAAAGACACAGGACaacatagagatatatatatatatatatatatatataccatctatctatctatctatctatcatatggaTTGTCTCCCACGGGACACCAGTAACATTGTTACCAGTACGCCTGTATTTTATAGGTTCTCTAACCTACTGAGCAACTTAATTTTAGTTTGCAAAATATGCAGTGAATGCAATTGTGACAGATCCATAAAGCCATTCCACATCACTAAATAAAGGGACTTGATGCTTAAACAAATGCATGAATGAGTTTGGTGCTGATCACATGACTGACCATTTTGTTATCAATGGCTAAGCTGTGTGGCCAATATACTATAGACTAATGTGAAAGCATTGTGCAGGTCACTTGACAGCAATAAGACCATATTTCACATGACTAGTAGAGAAGAGGCCgcttaaaaaattaaatataaaggCAATACGTTCCCTACATAGCGGTTATGCAACTGTAcaaataaggctttgttcacatctgcattggagtctCCGTTAAGGGCTTCCGTTGCAGACCCGGCAGAGTtaaccggagacaatagcgcagcatgctgagcTAGTCTCTGGTAAAAtgacagaacctattaaagtcaatgggttcagtcAGCTGCCAGTGGTGTCAGTCATGTAACGAAACCGTTGCTggtcattcccttgttctgctcctctgacagagcagaatggAATagcccaacgcaggtgtgaacatagccttacatgagACCCCACCTTAATCTGAAAGTATATAGCATCTTAAACAACGctagttaaagaggctttgtcaccagattttgcaacccctatctgctatgatcggcgctgcaatgtagattacagtaacgtttttatttttaaaaacgagcatttttggccaagttatgaccattgtatttatgcaaatgaggcttgcaaaagtacaactgggcgtgtttacagtaaaagtacaactgggcatgtattatatgcatacatcggggcgtttttaccttttactagctgggtgtcgtgaatgggagtgtatgatgctgacgaatcagcatcatccacttctgttcgttaacacccagcttctgacagtgcagacacagccgtgttcgagatcacgctgtgacgtcactcacttcctgccccaggtcctgcatcgtgtcggacgagcgaggacacatcagcaccagaggctacagttgattctgcagcagcatcagcaggtaagtagctacatcgatttacctgcaaacgccgatgctgctgcagaatcaactgtagcctctggtgccgatgtgtcctcgctcgtccgacacgatgcaggacctggggcaggaagtgagtgacgtcacagcgtgatagagaacacgctgtgtgtctgcactgccagaagctgggcgttctgaagagaaatggatgatacttctcgtcagaatgcccagctagtaaaagtagtaaaaacgccccgatgtacgcacataatacacgcccattaCTTTAAACactcccacttggacttttgcaagcctcatttg
Protein-coding regions in this window:
- the ATP6V0C gene encoding V-type proton ATPase 16 kDa proteolipid subunit c is translated as MSSATDTGSAPEYSAFFAVMGASSAMVFSALGAAYGTAKSGTGIAAMSVMRPELIMKSIIPVVMAGIIAIYGLVVAVLIANSLTINITLYKSFLQLGAGLSVGLSGLAAGFAIGIVGDAGVRGTAQQPRLFVGMILILIFAEVLGLYGLIVALILSTK